GGCCAAGTAGTAACCCTGCGATCATTAACTGAAACTCCAATTGAGTTAGATGATTGGGAAGGACATCCATTTGACCTCGTGCTAGAAAAAGCGATAGCGACAGCGCAAATGAGCCCTATTACCAAACAACTAGCGATAACAACCATTTATGAAAATGAAAAAAAACCTGGTAACATGAGAAAAATGATTGAAAATGCTGTAGAAGAAGTTCAAAACGACCATAAAGATAAACTTTTCCTAATGAAGGAAAGTACAATAGAAGAAAGGAACAAAGCCAACAAACGAAACACATCCATTCAAAAGCTCAAACAAAAAGAGCGACAAATAAATAATGGAAGAAAAAAACTAGACAACTATATAAAGGACGTTAATAAAGAAAATCACCAAAACAAAAAGGACGACTTCAAGGATAAATACATGCCATCCAACCAAAAGAACGAAAATAATAAAGAATCTATGGAAAAAAATAAAGAAAAACGGATAAAAGAACAAGTAAAATTGAAAGAAGAACAAGAAAAACAAAAAGCGAAACAAGCAAAAGAATTAGAAAAACAACAAGAAAATCTAAACAAATCAAATGAACAAGCAACAAAAGAAAGGGAAAAGGTAGAGAAAGAGAAGGAGAAAGAAAGGGAAAAGGCAGAGAAAGAGAAGGAGAAAGAAAAGGAAAAGGCAGAGAAAGAGAAGGAAAAAGAAAGGGAACAAGCAGAGAAAGAGAAAGAAAAAGAAAGCAAGGATAAACAACATAAAAATGACGACGAAGATCGTGATGAGTAAAAAATACAGCACTACCAAAAGAGCAAACTCCAAGTTCGCT
The nucleotide sequence above comes from Psychrobacillus glaciei. Encoded proteins:
- a CDS encoding anti-sigma factor domain-containing protein gives rise to the protein MMRVYKGIVCEKKNKYSVFITKEGEFLRGIPLEANPEIGEEAHFHLFEATTQGRKWLKPSILGPVFVAAMLFIFIIVSFIPNPDIALAYVQVDGKNAIELGVNKNGQVVTLRSLTETPIELDDWEGHPFDLVLEKAIATAQMSPITKQLAITTIYENEKKPGNMRKMIENAVEEVQNDHKDKLFLMKESTIEERNKANKRNTSIQKLKQKERQINNGRKKLDNYIKDVNKENHQNKKDDFKDKYMPSNQKNENNKESMEKNKEKRIKEQVKLKEEQEKQKAKQAKELEKQQENLNKSNEQATKEREKVEKEKEKEREKAEKEKEKEKEKAEKEKEKEREQAEKEKEKESKDKQHKNDDEDRDE